The DNA sequence ATGCACACGCTAAACCAACGAGTATTGGATTACGAATACCCACAACCTACCGTGCAACCTGTAAGTACGATTTTCCGAATTATTCTATAGACCCTGATGCAGAGGTTGCTCTCATAATTATTAGCCCATTACAGAAAGAGCGAAGATTTATTTTTAACTTAAAGGAAATACGATAACGTGGAGAAATGAGATGGATCAGAAGGATGTGAAAGGATATACGCCATACCAGAGAAAGGTAATCAGGAATTTTTATGAGAATAAAGATCTTCGGCTTATACAAAAGTTAGGCGAACTCGTCTCAAATTTATATTTAGAATCTAATGAGAAAAAGAGAGAATCCGGATGGAAAAATATCAGGAAAATGCTTATCGATTTAAAAGTAAACCCGCACGAAGTAGAATACCTGACCAAAGATAGAAATCTTGCAATAATATCAAAAAAATTAGCAGAAATGTTTTGATTCTCTTATGATTAAAATACCTGAAGAAAAACAACCTATTCCCGACGGTATGATACTTATCCCCGAAGGACCATTCCTCATGGGAAGTACAAAGGAGGATATCGATACATTATTAGACCTTGACCATAATATCGAGATTGATCGGTTATATAACGAATTTCCTCAAAGAGAAGTTTACTTAAGCGCTTATCTTATAGATAAGTACCCGGTCACTAATGCTCAATACAAGAAATTTATCGAATCTGGAGGTTATACGCAAAAATTATTCTGGTCAGATGCTGGATGGCAGTTTATCTTACAGACAAATCCTTTGGACAGTGGTGATCTTGACACTGTTCTGCAGGGCGAGCAACAAGATTGTCCCGTTGTAAATATTTCGTGGTATGAGGCTGAGGCTTTTGCGAAATGGACGGGGAAAAGGATGCCTACTGAAGCAGAATGGGAAAAGGCCGCCCGTGGAATGGATGGTAGGATCTATCCATGGGGTAATGTCTTCGATAAAACAAAATTGAATTGTGCTGAGTTAAAGATTGAAAAACCAACTCCGGTTACTCAATTCCCGCAAGGACAAAGTGTCTGCGGATGTTTTGATATGGCAGGAAATGTGTGGGAATGGACAGCTGATTGGTATGATAGTCATTATTATGAGCATGCTCCTCATAAAGATCCACAAGGGCCAACTATAGCAGAGGAAAATCCCTACTTCGGAAGGCCCGAAGAGGTTGGCATCTCTATTTATGAATTAAAACCTTCAGCAACCAGTGGGTCCCTGAACGCATGTAAGGTATTGCGGGGAGGCTCGTGGAATGGGTCTGGTGTAGTTCATATCCGATGTGCGAACCGGGATTATGATGAACCTACTTACAAAAATGATACGATCGGCTTCCGATGTGCTAAATCTCTGGGGTAACAGAATACCCCTCCTCTAAATTGTGAAGAAGGAACGACTGAAGTAATCTCATAATCTCCTGTATCCAATATCAAAGCGGTACCAGGATGTTGCTGGGATCCCCCTTGATCCCTTTAGAAAAACTTATCTTTACCCACAAGTTAGGTAGGGAGCGAAGGTAGAAGCAAGGTAAACCACGAAGTACACGAAGAAAGAAGAACGGAGAGAAGCAAGATTTTGCGAAAGATGTAGAGACGCAAGATTTTGCGCCTTTACAATTGAGGTAGGGGTGTGTTGCTTCGCCTCAAGAAGGGATCGATCATAAAAAGAATTTATTGAGATGTGGAACTCTCTTATTCTTCGTGTACTTCGTGCTCTTTGTGGTATTTAAAGATGTGGGTAAGGATAAGTTTAGAAAAGGGGGAAATATTTGATATTTTTGATCAGCTTTAGAAAAGGGGGAAAAGTTTGATATGTTTGATCAGACAAACTTTTCTCAAGAGAAATCCTTCCTTCTTTCCCCCCTTTTTCTAAACCTATTCTTCTTTTCCCCTTTTCTAAATTTATCTTTCTTTCCTCCCTTTTTTAAAGGGGGATTAGGGGGGATTAGAGGGGAATAAAAAGTCCCCTCTCGGGAGGGGATTGAGGGGTGGGTAAAAAAAATCATTGGGTTTTGCCTTTTAAAACTCAACCTAATTAATGGATAGAAATTTTCTTCTGTAGAGCGACCCTTCGTGATTGTGTTATCTCCGATCACCTATTCAGATGGTGAAGCAGGGCTAAAGCCTTGCCCCATAACAGCGCTAAGGAGGCTAGATTTCCGGTATGATTTATTTAAAAAGAGCTTATGACGCCCCTTCGAAAGACGATGGCTACCGGGTGTTGGTAGACCGGATATGGCCTCGCGGTGTTAGTAAGGAAAAAGCACATATTCATTCCTGGCTCAAGGAGATTGCACCAAGCAACGAGCTTCGGAAATGGTTTGGTCACGACCCGGAGAAATGGGAAGAGTTCAGGAATCGTTATTATCGGGAACTGGAAAATCAATCTGAAGTGGTAGAACAACTTGCGAGGAAAGCTGGCGAAGGAACATTGACCCTCGTATTTGCTGCTAAAAATAAGGGCTTTAATAACGCAGTCGCCCTCAAGGAATACCTGGAGAAAAGGCGAAGTAAGGAATAAGGAAGGGCAAAATTCAATATTTTGTTCTCATTTTGTCCATCCCGTCAAAATAAAAACTTCTATAGGATTGAGATAGCATATGAAAATTGTATCACTTTCAGACCTGCCAGAGGAAGGTGTATCCCATAACCCTGAAATAAAGAAAAAGGTGTTGTTGAAGAAAGATGAAATACCCAATGTAACGGGTTTTTCTCAGGCACGCATCACACCTGGCCAAATAGCTGGCTCCCATGCCCACGATGACAGGTATGAAATCTTCTTTTTCGAAGAGGGTAAGGGAGTTGTCCGAATCGATGATAAAGAATACCCGGTTGAAAAGGGTGTTTGTATTACGATCGAACCTGGAGAAATCCATACTATTATTAATACGGCATCCTCCGATCTTGTTCTTACTTACTTCGGAGTAAAGACTGAAAGAAAACCCGTAGTAAAAGACTACCTGGCCGGAAGATTCGGAATATTCAGAAAGGTCAGCAATGTGCTGACATCAAAAGAGTTCAAAAGAGCCAGATATAAGGCAGAAATATACGCACATAACCCGGAGAAAACGAAAAAACTTCTTGATAAAGCAGTCAAAAAAACAAAACGTAAGAAGCAGGGACCTGTTAGCCAGGCATGGCAATACCTTTCAGCGCTAATCCGGATGGTACGGGCTTACATTCGTGGCGATTATAAGGAAATCCCGTGGGAATCGATCGTTTTATCGATAGCTGCCATTATCTATTTTGTTTCTCCCGTCGACTTTATGCCAGATTTTATTCCCGTAATTGGTTACCTTGATGATATGGCTGTTATTGCATTTGTAGTAAAATCAGTCAAGACCGACATGGATAACTTCCTGCAGTGGGAAAATGAACAAAGCGAGGCGCTCAAATAAGATGAAAGAAATATAAAAGGTTTACATTAGGCCTTCAACAAGTTTTTCGTGTCAGTAATTAGTATCGGTGCAAATGGACACAAACCACGAACACTGTCACTTCGTGACTTTATGGCTATTTTGCTTGTCACCAAAACTCTGTAATACTTTAGTTTTTTGAGCAAACACCGTGAAACTGACATTCAAGAGGTTTTTAGGAGGATAGAGTAATCTACCTATTAAAAACCTTTTTTACGCAATTCCATAACTGACATTCGAGAGGTTTTCTTTTAAGCTAAGCGGAAGAACTATAGATACCTTTATCAGAATTATGATATATCCTCAGTTGAGGAATTTCAATTCCGTAGGGCAACCCTTCAGGGTTGCCTGGCAAGGCTAAAGCCTCGCCCTACATATGATCTATATAACTACAGAGTGAGTAGGGTGAATTAAGCGGAGCGAATCCACCAAAGGGATAAATGCCAGGTATGAATTATGAATTTTATAGACAACCTCTTAGCATTTTTACCATTCCCTTAATAAAGCAGGCTGCTTAACTTAATGACATTGATATTTTATCTGCAACCATTTCATCCCTTTGGGGTTGAGTGCGGTATGTTCAGTTTTATACAGAGGGTGCTATAGCTCATAGATATGCTGCTCTGTCGGGTAAAACTATTGCGGAATTTAGGTCACATCTTTTTTTTACCTACAGTTAGATTGCCAATTTCATGATATTTCTTAAGTCTCACATCATGTTCCAGCCTGAATCTGAGTGGTTGATTGCTTTTTCGGCAAATGGCAGCAAATTCACACCACTCGCACTTTTGATTATCTGAGGTTGGTGAAATGGGGAAAATGCCTTCACGAATATAGTGTAAGAATTCTTTTACCGTATCCCAACATTGTTTTCCATATTCATTCCAGTCATCTGCATCAATAACCTTTTCAGGTACACCCTTTTGCCCCTTTTTGTCTTCTCTATTCTGCGCAACATAAACGAAAGATGCCTCTTCTAACCTTATCTCGTTTTGAGCAATACGTCCCTTTTCAATCTCTTTTGAAAGCATATATTCTATCATGATG is a window from the Candidatus Jettenia sp. genome containing:
- a CDS encoding formylglycine-generating enzyme family protein → MIKIPEEKQPIPDGMILIPEGPFLMGSTKEDIDTLLDLDHNIEIDRLYNEFPQREVYLSAYLIDKYPVTNAQYKKFIESGGYTQKLFWSDAGWQFILQTNPLDSGDLDTVLQGEQQDCPVVNISWYEAEAFAKWTGKRMPTEAEWEKAARGMDGRIYPWGNVFDKTKLNCAELKIEKPTPVTQFPQGQSVCGCFDMAGNVWEWTADWYDSHYYEHAPHKDPQGPTIAEENPYFGRPEEVGISIYELKPSATSGSLNACKVLRGGSWNGSGVVHIRCANRDYDEPTYKNDTIGFRCAKSLG
- a CDS encoding DUF488 domain-containing protein; translation: MIYLKRAYDAPSKDDGYRVLVDRIWPRGVSKEKAHIHSWLKEIAPSNELRKWFGHDPEKWEEFRNRYYRELENQSEVVEQLARKAGEGTLTLVFAAKNKGFNNAVALKEYLEKRRSKE
- a CDS encoding cupin domain-containing protein, with protein sequence MKIVSLSDLPEEGVSHNPEIKKKVLLKKDEIPNVTGFSQARITPGQIAGSHAHDDRYEIFFFEEGKGVVRIDDKEYPVEKGVCITIEPGEIHTIINTASSDLVLTYFGVKTERKPVVKDYLAGRFGIFRKVSNVLTSKEFKRARYKAEIYAHNPEKTKKLLDKAVKKTKRKKQGPVSQAWQYLSALIRMVRAYIRGDYKEIPWESIVLSIAAIIYFVSPVDFMPDFIPVIGYLDDMAVIAFVVKSVKTDMDNFLQWENEQSEALK